Below is a window of Senegalia massiliensis DNA.
GAAACCATTTGTGATATGTTTGCCGCCTCTGCTGGTATATTGATGGGACAAAGAGGAAACAACAAACCTGTTGTAATTATTTCTGGATATGAATTTGATTTTAATCAAAGTTCTTGTATTAATTCAGCACTTGCAAAAAATAAAGATTAATCAATATCTCAGTTCATTAGAAAATAGTTTAAACCTTTAAATTCTGGATGAATTTGTAAATAAATTAAGTTACTTATATTTTTTTCAAATGCAATTAACTCTTTGAATATGTCTATTTTTCGTTTAAAGTAATTAATAATCTTATACTATCCTCTTTTAAATAGAGTTTAGTTTCGGTTGTTGGCTTTTTAGATACTCAGAAAACTATGTATTTCTGTAGAAGTGTTTGCTCACTACATAAATTATAGAAACTTGCTTAATAGTATTAAAATTATAATTTAAATCTTTTTTTATACTCTCAGTGATGTAAAAAACTAGAATAGTTTTACCCATTCTAGTTTTTCTTCTTTATTTGTTTTATATATTCCCTTTATATATTATAAAATTATATTACATTTATTTATTTATATCATTTTTAATTTTTGCGAAATAATTCTTATATATTAACAATATAAATATACTAAATAATAATATTCCTATTATGATAATAAAGAGAAAATCTCTAATCATGTGATAAGTTGTGCCATTAGTTCCTAATATAATAATATGTGATAATATATAAGATAAAGCTAATATCATTATTGGAGTAGTTATTTTATTTATTCTATGATTTTTTCTAAATATTAATGATAAAATCATGAATATAATAAAAACTATTCCTGCTATCACAAAATAATAATTAATAGTTAGTCTTGGAAGAGTAATTGTATTTTTTTCAAAAGATTCACCATAAATAAGTTTATCTAAACTACCATCTTGATTTAAATAGTATACTGTATCAACTTTATCTTCTTTAACATTTATTACCGCATTTTTCACCTCTCCTGTATCAAATATACTACTCAAATAAGTTGTCCAGGCAACAATATCATAATGAACTTCTCCATAATATTCAGAGTAATTAATTTCATAATTAGATACATCTTCACTAAATTCTATGAACACTTTTCCGTCTTCTTCTTCTATTGATTCAACAGCTTTGGAATAAACTATAGGGATAGGTTTTGTAAGTTTATCAAATGCTATAAATAAAAATAGAGAGACGATAAGTGCTGTTAAAATTCCTATATAGATATTTCTATTTTTAAGTTTTCTTTTAACATTTTTTAAAGGAATAGCTTCTAAATCCTTTTCATTTTCAAAGTCTATTTCAGTTGATTTTAGTTCTTTATATTCACATCTACATCGTTCACATTTTTCTAGATGTTCATTTATAATATTTACTGTATCTTCACTCGCTAAATCTTCTGCTACTAAAGGCAATAGATCTTGAATTGTATTACAACTTAATTTCATGATTTTCCCTCCAATTCTTTTTGTATTTTCTTCCTTGCTCTATGATAAGTGACACAAGCCCAGTTATCAGTTTTTCCAAATATATTTCCTATTTCTTTAAAGCTTAATTCATCATATACTCTTAATCTAAATATTTCATTGTAAGGCTCTTTAAGTGAAGAACGAATAATATTACTTATTTTTATAAACCCTTCATTGGATATTATATCTTTTTCAAAAAGGTCAGCTTCTTCTTTTTCTATAATATCGTCTAAATCTTTCCTAAAATCTACTTTTTTATTTTTTCTTAAATATGAAAAATATTCATTTTTTGCAATTTGACATAGCCATACTCTAAGCTTAGTATCTCCTCTAAATTTATCGATAGATTTTATTGCTTTTAGGAATGTCTCAGAAGTTATATCTTCTGCTATATGTTTATCCTTAGATAAACTTAACATATAATAATATATATCTTTAAAATAAATTTGGTATATATTTTCAAATTCTTCACTTGTCACTTTTTCACCTCCTCATATATAAGACGCATAAAGAATAAATATCTTACAAGTTTTTTAACTAAACGGTAAAAAACTAGAATAGTTTTACCCATTCTAGCTTTTTATTTCTTCTTTTCCTTAACTTTTTTAAGTCTAAAAAAGTCTTCTCTTTCTTTTTCTTCTAATGTTTCTTCTATATATTTAATTTGTTTTTTATATTTTGGTATTTGAATTTTATCTAAAGCATTGGCTCTTTTTTGAGTTCTTTGTATTTCTGTTGCTAATTTAAATACTGAGTTTTCTATTTCAGCTAATCTATATATTAGATATTTTATGTTTTGAAAATCAATTACTGCTGTATCTAGTGCTGGATTTGATCTAAATATACCATATTGAGCTTTAAAGTCTTTTTTATCATATTTAACCTCTGGTATTTCCACTCCCATTACACTACGAAGTAATATTTCAAAATCATCTTCTTTATTTATAGAAAGGGCTATTTCTTCTACACTGTTTATACCCATTGTGACATTTGCATCTTGTAATGCTTTATATGAATCGCTAAATGTAGATCTAATTTTAGATTGTATCTCTTTCGCTTCATCTATTAGATTCATCATTTCTCCTATTAATATAGTTCTTTTTTTATCTAATAAATCATATCCCTTTTCAGCTAATTTTTTTGAACTTTGAGCTTTCATTAAATTACTCTTAGTTGGAACTTTTCTCTTAGCCATTATTATTTGTCCTTTCCATAATGTCCATACTTTTCTATAATCTTTGGATCTATACGATCTAATTCATTTGGAGGTAATATAGCTAATATCTCCCAAGCTAAGTTTAGAGTTTCTTCTATAGTTCTGTTTTCTGAATTCCCTTGCTTTAAAAATTTTTCTTCAAAATTTCTTCCAAATTCCATATACTTTTTATCCTCATCTGACAAATCATCTTCTCCTATAATCTGTGCTAATTCTCTAATATCAATTACTTTAGAATATGAAGAAAAAAGTTGATTTGAAACATCAGGATGATCTTCCCTTGTGTAACCTTCCCCTATACCATCTTTCATAAGTCTTGAAAGTGATGACAATATATCAACTGGAGGATATATATTTTTAGTATCTAAATCTCTAGCTAGAACTATTTGTCCTTCTGTAATATATCCTGTTAAATCAGGGATAGGATGAGTTATATCATCATTTGGCATTGTAAGTATTGGTAAGAATGTAATAGAACCTTCTCTATCTTTAAGCATTCCTGCTCTTTCATAAAGTGCCGCTAAATCTGAATAAAGATATCCTGGATATCCTTTTCTACTTGGTACTTCTTCTCTAGCTGATGAAATTTGTCTAAGTCCTTCACTATAGCTTGTTATATCTGTCATTATAACGAGTATTTCCATATTTTTTTCAAATGCCAAATATTCTGCTGCAGTTAATGCACATCTTGGAGTAGTAATTCTTTCTGCTATAGGATCATCTGCATAATTTATATACATTACTACATTATCAAGTACTCCTGATTCTTCAAAACTCTTTATGAAAAAGTTAGCATCATCATGTTTTGAACCAATACTTGCAAAAACTATAGCAAACTCTTTATCCTCATCTGAACTTATTTTAGCTTGATTTACTATTTGAGCTGCAAGTTCATTATGACTTAGTCCATTTCCTGAAAATATAGGTAATTTTTGCCCTCTTATAAGTGTTGTTAAGCAATCTATAGAAGATATGCCAGTTTGTATGAAATTTCTAGGGTATTTTCTCGCTACAGGATTTATAGGCCTACCATTTATATTATAATCTTTCCCAGTATAAATATTACCTCCACCATCTATAGGTTCACCTAATCCATTAAAAACTCTACCCATTATATCTTTTGATAATTTTACTGTAAATGGCTTTCCTGTAAATCTTATTTTTGTGTCTTCTGTGCTCATACCTGATGTAGTTTCAAATACTTGAGCTACCATATTATCTTCTTCTATTTTTATAATTTTTCCAGTTTTATGTTCATTATCTTCAGTTTCTATATTTATAAGTTCACCATATCCTACCCCTTCTATAGAATTTAAGGATATGAGTGGTCCATCTATAGATTTGAGTCCCATATAAGACTTTTTCATTAAATCACATCCTCATTTCCATCATCTTTATATTTTGACAGTAAATTTGTATAATAAGACTTAATCTTTTCCTCTAGTTCGTCTATTTTTTCTAGCTCATTATTAGGAATATTATATTTCATTTTAGTGACTTCATTAAATAATTGATCATTTTTTACTTGAGATATTGCAATCCCTTCTCTTATATTATTACTTGTCATTTTATATAAATAATCTATAGCCTTTAACATTTTATATTGTTTTTTAAGTGGTACATAAGTATCTTCTTTATGAAATGCATTTTGTTGTAAAAATCCATTACGAATAACTTTTGCTATTTCTAATACCAACCTCTGATCATCTGGTAATACATCTTCACCTACAAGAGAAACTATATCCTTTAATTTATCTTCTTCTTGAAGCAATCTCATAATATTAGCTCTTAATTTAAATGCATCATTTGCTACATTTTCCGTATACCATTCATCTAACACTTTAATATATCCACTATAGCTTTCAAGCCAATTTACTGCGGGATAATGTCTTGCATATGCTAAATCTTTATCTAGAGCCAAAAATACATTTACAAACCTTTTAGTGTTTTCAGTTACAGGCTCAGAAAAATCTCCTCCTGCAGGAGATACTGCTCCTATTATAGTGACTGAACCTTCTTTCCCATTTAATGTGTCAACATAGCCACCTCGCTCATAGAACTCAGCAAGTCTTGTTGGAAGATATGCAGGATATCCTTCTTCTGCTGGCATTTCTTCAAGTCTACCTGATATCTCACGAAGAGCTTCTGCCCATCTTGAAGTAGAATCTGCCATTATTGCTACATGATAAC
It encodes the following:
- a CDS encoding V-type ATP synthase subunit D translates to MAKRKVPTKSNLMKAQSSKKLAEKGYDLLDKKRTILIGEMMNLIDEAKEIQSKIRSTFSDSYKALQDANVTMGINSVEEIALSINKEDDFEILLRSVMGVEIPEVKYDKKDFKAQYGIFRSNPALDTAVIDFQNIKYLIYRLAEIENSVFKLATEIQRTQKRANALDKIQIPKYKKQIKYIEETLEEKEREDFFRLKKVKEKKK
- a CDS encoding zf-HC2 domain-containing protein → MKLSCNTIQDLLPLVAEDLASEDTVNIINEHLEKCERCRCEYKELKSTEIDFENEKDLEAIPLKNVKRKLKNRNIYIGILTALIVSLFLFIAFDKLTKPIPIVYSKAVESIEEEDGKVFIEFSEDVSNYEINYSEYYGEVHYDIVAWTTYLSSIFDTGEVKNAVINVKEDKVDTVYYLNQDGSLDKLIYGESFEKNTITLPRLTINYYFVIAGIVFIIFMILSLIFRKNHRINKITTPIMILALSYILSHIIILGTNGTTYHMIRDFLFIIIIGILLFSIFILLIYKNYFAKIKNDINK
- a CDS encoding sigma-70 family RNA polymerase sigma factor, whose translation is MTSEEFENIYQIYFKDIYYYMLSLSKDKHIAEDITSETFLKAIKSIDKFRGDTKLRVWLCQIAKNEYFSYLRKNKKVDFRKDLDDIIEKEEADLFEKDIISNEGFIKISNIIRSSLKEPYNEIFRLRVYDELSFKEIGNIFGKTDNWACVTYHRARKKIQKELEGKS
- a CDS encoding V-type ATP synthase subunit B, encoding MKKSYMGLKSIDGPLISLNSIEGVGYGELINIETEDNEHKTGKIIKIEEDNMVAQVFETTSGMSTEDTKIRFTGKPFTVKLSKDIMGRVFNGLGEPIDGGGNIYTGKDYNINGRPINPVARKYPRNFIQTGISSIDCLTTLIRGQKLPIFSGNGLSHNELAAQIVNQAKISSDEDKEFAIVFASIGSKHDDANFFIKSFEESGVLDNVVMYINYADDPIAERITTPRCALTAAEYLAFEKNMEILVIMTDITSYSEGLRQISSAREEVPSRKGYPGYLYSDLAALYERAGMLKDREGSITFLPILTMPNDDITHPIPDLTGYITEGQIVLARDLDTKNIYPPVDILSSLSRLMKDGIGEGYTREDHPDVSNQLFSSYSKVIDIRELAQIIGEDDLSDEDKKYMEFGRNFEEKFLKQGNSENRTIEETLNLAWEILAILPPNELDRIDPKIIEKYGHYGKDK